A single region of the Pseudomonas granadensis genome encodes:
- a CDS encoding imelysin family protein, which yields MIRMPLATASLLAIAISLAGCGEGKDKEKASEMTPASSSAAPAPAATPAPAAGKVDDAAAKAVVAHYADMVFAVYSDAESTAKTLQSAIDAFLAKPNADTLKAAKAAWVAARVPYLQSEVFRFGNTIIDDWEGQVNAWPLDEGLIDYVDKSYEHALGNPGATANIIANTEVQVGEDKVDVKDITAEKLASLNELGGSEANVATGYHAIEFLLWGQDLNGTGPGAGNRPASDYLEGAGATGGHNDRRRAYLKAVTELLVSDLEEMVGNWKPNVADNYRATLEAEPGESGLRKMLFGMGSLSLGELAGERMKVSLEANSPEDEQDCFSDNTHYSHFYDAKGVRNVYLGEYTRVDGTKLTGASLSSLVAKADPAADTALKADLAATEAKIQVMVDHANKGEHYDQLIAAGNTAGNQIVRDAIAALVKQTGSIEAAAGKLGISDLNPDNADHEF from the coding sequence ATGATTCGTATGCCTCTGGCTACCGCCAGTCTGCTGGCCATCGCTATTTCCCTCGCCGGTTGCGGCGAAGGCAAGGACAAAGAAAAAGCCTCCGAAATGACGCCGGCTTCCAGCAGCGCTGCTCCAGCCCCTGCCGCTACGCCTGCGCCTGCTGCCGGTAAAGTCGACGATGCTGCCGCCAAGGCTGTGGTCGCGCACTACGCCGACATGGTCTTCGCCGTCTACAGCGATGCCGAATCCACCGCGAAAACCTTGCAGAGCGCGATCGACGCGTTCCTCGCCAAGCCGAACGCCGACACCCTGAAAGCCGCCAAGGCTGCCTGGGTCGCCGCGCGCGTTCCGTACCTGCAAAGTGAAGTGTTCCGCTTCGGCAACACCATCATCGACGATTGGGAAGGTCAGGTTAACGCTTGGCCGCTGGACGAAGGTCTGATCGACTACGTCGACAAATCCTACGAGCACGCCTTGGGTAACCCGGGTGCCACCGCCAACATCATCGCCAACACTGAAGTTCAGGTTGGCGAAGACAAGGTCGACGTCAAGGACATAACCGCGGAAAAACTCGCCAGTCTCAACGAGCTGGGCGGTTCCGAGGCGAACGTCGCTACCGGCTACCACGCCATCGAATTCCTGCTGTGGGGCCAGGACCTCAACGGCACCGGCCCGGGCGCTGGCAACCGTCCGGCCTCCGATTACCTGGAAGGCGCCGGCGCCACTGGCGGTCACAACGATCGTCGCCGTGCCTACCTGAAAGCCGTGACCGAGCTGCTGGTCAGCGATCTGGAAGAAATGGTCGGCAACTGGAAGCCAAACGTGGCCGACAACTACCGCGCCACGCTGGAAGCCGAGCCGGGTGAATCCGGTCTGCGCAAAATGTTGTTCGGTATGGGCAGCCTGTCCCTCGGCGAACTGGCCGGCGAGCGCATGAAAGTTTCCCTGGAAGCCAACTCCCCGGAAGACGAGCAGGATTGCTTCAGCGACAACACCCACTACTCGCATTTCTACGATGCCAAAGGCGTGCGTAACGTTTACCTGGGCGAGTACACCCGCGTCGACGGCACCAAGCTGACCGGCGCCAGCCTGTCGTCGCTGGTGGCCAAGGCTGATCCGGCTGCCGACACCGCACTGAAAGCCGATCTCGCCGCAACCGAAGCGAAGATCCAGGTCATGGTCGATCACGCCAACAAGGGCGAGCACTACGACCAGTTGATCGCGGCTGGCAACACCGCGGGCAACCAGATCGTTCGTGACGCGATCGCCGCGCTGGTCAAGCAGACCGGTTCGATCGAAGCCGCTGCCGGCAAACTGGGCATCAGCGACCTGAACCCGGACAACGCCGATCACGAGTTCTGA
- a CDS encoding imelysin family protein, which yields MFRPKLLFTSLAALALGACSPQDPQAVTSAAIAKSVILPTYTRWVEADKQLAVSALAYCQGKETLETARADFLHAQKAWAELQPLLIGPLAEGNRSWQVQFWPDKKNLVGRQVEQLVVAQPQIDAAALAKSSVVVQGLSAYEYILFDAKPDVANAEQKAKYCPLLIAIGERQKQLAEEILQGWNNTDGMLAQMSKFPNQRYADSHEAIADLLRVQVTALDTLKKKLGTPMGRQSKGVPQPFQADAWRSQSSLTALQASLAAAKTVWEGVDNKGLRGLLPAEQKPLADKIDAAYAASLKLFDSTQRSLGEMLEDDAGRQQLNDIYDSLNVVHRLHEGELAKALGIQLGFNANDGD from the coding sequence ATGTTCCGTCCCAAGCTACTGTTCACCAGCCTTGCCGCACTCGCCCTCGGCGCCTGCTCGCCGCAGGACCCGCAAGCGGTCACGTCGGCGGCCATCGCCAAGTCGGTAATTCTGCCGACCTATACCCGCTGGGTCGAAGCCGACAAGCAACTGGCAGTCAGCGCCCTCGCCTACTGCCAGGGCAAGGAAACCCTGGAAACCGCGCGCGCCGATTTCCTTCACGCGCAAAAGGCCTGGGCCGAGCTGCAACCGTTGCTGATCGGCCCGCTGGCCGAGGGCAATCGTTCGTGGCAGGTGCAGTTCTGGCCGGACAAGAAGAACCTTGTTGGCCGTCAGGTCGAGCAACTGGTCGTAGCGCAGCCGCAGATCGACGCCGCGGCACTGGCCAAGTCGAGCGTGGTGGTTCAGGGCTTGTCGGCCTACGAATACATCCTCTTCGATGCCAAGCCTGACGTGGCCAACGCCGAGCAGAAAGCCAAATACTGCCCGCTGCTGATTGCCATCGGCGAACGCCAGAAGCAATTGGCCGAAGAGATTCTGCAGGGCTGGAACAACACCGACGGCATGCTCGCGCAGATGAGCAAATTCCCGAATCAGCGTTATGCCGACTCCCACGAAGCGATCGCCGATCTGCTGCGCGTGCAGGTCACTGCACTGGACACCCTGAAGAAAAAGCTCGGCACGCCGATGGGCCGCCAGAGCAAAGGCGTGCCACAGCCGTTCCAGGCTGATGCGTGGCGCAGCCAGTCGTCGCTGACCGCACTGCAAGCCAGCCTTGCAGCGGCCAAAACCGTTTGGGAAGGCGTCGACAACAAAGGCCTGCGCGGTCTGTTGCCAGCCGAGCAGAAGCCGTTGGCCGACAAGATCGACGCCGCCTACGCCGCCTCGCTGAAACTGTTCGACAGCACCCAGCGCTCGCTCGGCGAAATGCTTGAAGACGACGCCGGTCGCCAGCAACTGAACGACATCTACGACAGCCTCAACGTCGTCCATCGCCTGCACGAAGGCGAACTGGCCAAGGCGCTGGGCATTCAACTGGGCTTCAACGCCAACGACGGTGACTGA
- a CDS encoding efflux RND transporter periplasmic adaptor subunit: MLRRRMLIMLGVVLLIVLVLGGYKAFSIYTMIQGFSKPKPPISVAVAKASEQPWQMRLPTVGTLKALQGVELSLEVAGTVTELKFESGQKVKAGQPLLQLDSAVETALLETARADLGLAQLDFGRGSQLVDSRAISKGEYDRLSAVLQKNKATVNQLNASLAKKRILAPFSGTIGIRQVDVGDYLASGTRIATLQDLSSLYADFYLPEQSVPKLAIGQPVRIAVAAYPQQNFAGKISAINPIVESSTRNILVRATLANPDGKLLPGMFASLEVLLPEPQKHIVVPESAITYTLYGNSVYVVGQKKAEDGSVEKDDKGQPVLIAERRFIETGERRDGLVMINKGVQSGEQVVTAGQIKLDNGAHIAISDDKTLGEQNSPPRAD; this comes from the coding sequence ATGCTGCGTCGCCGCATGCTGATCATGTTGGGTGTTGTGTTGCTGATCGTCCTGGTGCTGGGCGGGTACAAAGCCTTTTCGATCTACACGATGATCCAGGGCTTTTCCAAACCGAAACCGCCGATCAGCGTCGCCGTGGCCAAGGCCAGCGAACAGCCATGGCAGATGCGCCTGCCGACAGTCGGCACGCTCAAGGCGCTGCAAGGGGTCGAGCTGAGCCTGGAAGTGGCCGGCACGGTGACCGAACTCAAGTTCGAATCGGGGCAGAAGGTCAAGGCCGGGCAGCCGCTGCTGCAACTCGACAGCGCCGTCGAAACCGCGCTGCTGGAAACCGCCAGGGCCGACCTCGGCCTGGCACAACTGGATTTCGGCCGCGGCAGCCAACTGGTCGACAGCCGCGCCATCTCCAAAGGCGAGTACGACCGCCTCTCCGCTGTGCTGCAAAAGAACAAGGCCACGGTCAATCAGCTCAACGCGTCGCTGGCGAAAAAACGCATTCTCGCGCCGTTCAGCGGCACCATCGGCATCCGTCAGGTCGACGTCGGCGATTACCTCGCCAGCGGCACCAGAATCGCCACGCTGCAGGATTTGAGCAGCCTCTACGCCGACTTCTACCTGCCTGAACAATCGGTGCCGAAACTGGCCATCGGTCAACCGGTACGGATCGCCGTCGCCGCTTATCCGCAGCAGAACTTCGCTGGCAAGATCAGCGCGATCAACCCGATCGTCGAAAGCTCTACGCGCAACATTCTGGTCCGCGCGACCCTGGCCAATCCCGATGGCAAGCTGCTGCCGGGCATGTTCGCCAGTCTCGAAGTGCTGCTGCCGGAGCCGCAGAAACACATCGTGGTGCCGGAGAGCGCGATCACCTACACCCTCTACGGCAACTCGGTGTACGTGGTCGGGCAGAAGAAAGCCGAGGACGGCAGCGTCGAAAAAGACGACAAGGGCCAACCGGTGCTGATCGCCGAACGCCGTTTCATCGAAACCGGTGAGCGCCGCGATGGCCTGGTGATGATCAACAAGGGCGTGCAGAGCGGCGAGCAAGTGGTGACGGCCGGCCAGATCAAACTGGACAACGGTGCACACATCGCCATCAGCGACGACAAGACCCTCGGCGAGCAGAACAGTCCGCCCCGCGCCGACTGA
- a CDS encoding class I SAM-dependent methyltransferase, with product MADPIKLDFSEKYDDQHAQRYLRKHKESMGRRLSHWRDEQLARKALSLAGDPGLVLDLPCGAGRFWPMLAEKPNRVIIGADNSESMIKTAMQGQPADVVKRVQPLHTSAFDIALPDNSVDSIFCMRLLHHIGESEHRQVILREFERVSRDSVIVSLWVDGNFKAWKRKRAELDRPNRDYQNRFLIPAATIEKEFEQAGFRIQEQLDFIPLYAMWRVYVLRKR from the coding sequence ATGGCCGACCCGATCAAGCTCGATTTTTCGGAAAAGTACGACGACCAGCATGCGCAGAGATATCTGCGCAAGCACAAGGAAAGTATGGGCCGTCGCTTGTCGCATTGGCGCGATGAACAGTTGGCGCGCAAGGCCTTGTCACTCGCAGGCGATCCCGGTCTGGTGCTGGATTTGCCCTGCGGTGCCGGGCGTTTCTGGCCAATGCTCGCGGAAAAACCCAACCGGGTGATCATCGGTGCGGACAACTCCGAATCGATGATCAAGACAGCAATGCAGGGGCAACCGGCCGATGTGGTCAAGCGGGTACAACCGCTGCACACCTCGGCGTTCGACATTGCCTTGCCGGACAACTCGGTCGACAGCATTTTCTGCATGCGGCTGCTGCACCACATCGGTGAGTCCGAGCACCGCCAGGTGATCCTGCGCGAATTCGAGCGCGTGAGCCGCGACAGTGTGATTGTTTCATTGTGGGTAGACGGCAATTTCAAAGCCTGGAAGCGCAAGCGCGCCGAGCTGGACCGGCCGAATCGTGATTACCAGAATCGTTTTCTGATTCCGGCGGCGACGATCGAGAAAGAATTTGAACAGGCCGGGTTCCGCATTCAGGAACAACTGGACTTTATACCGCTCTATGCGATGTGGCGGGTTTACGTATTACGCAAGAGGTAA
- a CDS encoding multidrug efflux RND transporter permease subunit: MAFTDPFIRRPVLATVVSLLIVLLGFQAWSKLPLRQYPQMENALITVTTAYPGANAETIQGYITQPMQQSLASAEGIDYMTSVSRQNFSVISIYARIGANTDRLFTELLAKANEVKNKLPQDAEDPVLSKESADASALMYISFFSEDLSNPQITDYLSRVIQPKLATLPGMAEAEILGNQVFAMRLWLDPVKLAGFGLSAADVTNAVRQYNFLSAAGEVKGEYTVTSINANTELKSAEAFAAIPLKVDGDSRVLLSDVARVEMGAENYDSISSFGGTPSVYIGIKATPGANPLDVIKEVRKLMPELEAQLPPNLKSEIAYDATLFIQASIDEVVKTLFEAVLIVIVVVFLFLGALRSVVIPVVTIPLSMIGVMFFMQMMGYSMNLLTLLAMVLAIGLVVDDAIVVVENIHRHIEEGKTPFDAALEGAREIAMPVVSMTITLAAVYAPIGFLTGLTGALFKEFALTLAGAVVISGVVALTLSPMMCAFLLRHDQNPSGLAHRLDRIFDSLKRRYQSMLHGTLNTRPVVLVFALIVLCLIPLFLKFTKSELAPDEDQGIIFMMASAPQPTNLDYLSTYTDEFITIFKEFPEYYSSFQINGYNGVQAGIGGFLLKPWNERSRTQMEILPQVQGKLESIPGLQIFGFNLPSLPGTGEGLPFEFVINTANDYELLLQVADRIKKRAMESGKFAFVDLDLAFDKPEVVVDIDRAKAAQMGVSMQDLGGTLATLLGEAEINRFTIEGRSYKVIAQVERPYRDNPDWLNNYYVKNTQGELLPLSTLIKVSDRARPRQLNQFQQLNAAKISGFPLVSMGEAIDTVLQIAREEAPAGFAFDYGGASRQFVQEGSALWVTFALALAIIFLVLAAQFESFRDPLVILVTVPLSICGALIPLFLGWSSMNIYTQVGLVTLIGLISKHGILIVEFANQLRKDKGLTAREAVEEAAAIRLRPVLMTTAAMVFGMVPLILATGAGAVSRFDIGMVIATGMSIGTLFTLFVLPCVYTLLAKPDPKPST; encoded by the coding sequence ATGGCTTTTACCGACCCGTTCATCCGCCGCCCGGTGCTCGCCACCGTGGTCAGCCTGTTGATTGTGCTGCTCGGCTTCCAGGCCTGGAGCAAGTTGCCGCTGCGCCAGTACCCGCAAATGGAAAACGCGCTGATCACGGTGACCACCGCCTACCCCGGGGCCAATGCCGAAACCATTCAGGGCTACATCACCCAGCCGATGCAGCAAAGTCTGGCGAGTGCCGAGGGCATCGACTACATGACCTCGGTCAGCCGGCAGAACTTCTCGGTGATTTCGATCTATGCGCGAATCGGCGCCAACACCGATCGCCTGTTCACCGAACTGCTGGCCAAGGCCAACGAGGTAAAAAACAAGCTGCCGCAGGACGCCGAAGATCCGGTGCTGAGCAAGGAATCCGCCGACGCCTCGGCCCTGATGTACATCAGTTTCTTCAGCGAGGACCTGAGCAACCCGCAGATCACCGATTACCTGTCACGGGTGATCCAGCCAAAACTGGCGACCCTGCCGGGCATGGCCGAAGCAGAGATTCTCGGCAATCAGGTGTTTGCCATGCGCCTGTGGCTCGACCCGGTGAAACTCGCCGGTTTCGGTCTCAGCGCCGCTGACGTGACCAACGCGGTGCGCCAGTACAACTTTCTCTCCGCCGCCGGCGAAGTGAAAGGCGAGTACACCGTTACCAGCATCAACGCCAACACCGAGCTGAAGTCTGCCGAAGCCTTTGCCGCGATTCCGCTCAAGGTCGATGGCGACAGCCGCGTATTGCTCAGCGATGTCGCACGGGTGGAGATGGGCGCGGAAAACTACGACTCGATCAGCTCATTCGGCGGCACGCCATCGGTGTACATCGGCATCAAGGCGACACCGGGGGCCAACCCTCTGGATGTGATCAAGGAAGTGCGCAAGCTGATGCCGGAGCTGGAAGCGCAGTTGCCGCCGAACCTGAAAAGCGAAATCGCCTACGACGCCACGTTGTTCATCCAGGCTTCGATCGACGAAGTGGTGAAAACCCTGTTCGAAGCGGTGCTGATCGTCATCGTCGTGGTGTTCCTTTTCCTCGGTGCGCTGCGCTCGGTGGTGATCCCGGTGGTGACCATTCCGTTGTCGATGATCGGCGTGATGTTCTTCATGCAGATGATGGGCTACTCGATGAACCTGCTGACGCTGCTGGCAATGGTCCTCGCCATCGGCCTGGTGGTCGACGATGCGATTGTCGTGGTGGAAAACATCCATCGTCACATCGAGGAAGGCAAGACACCGTTCGACGCCGCGCTGGAAGGCGCCCGCGAAATCGCCATGCCGGTGGTGTCGATGACGATCACCCTGGCGGCGGTGTATGCGCCGATCGGTTTTCTCACCGGCCTGACCGGCGCGCTGTTCAAGGAGTTCGCCCTGACTCTGGCCGGCGCGGTGGTGATTTCCGGCGTCGTGGCCCTGACCTTGTCACCGATGATGTGCGCGTTCCTGCTGCGGCATGACCAGAACCCCAGTGGCCTGGCTCATCGTCTGGACCGGATCTTCGACAGCCTCAAACGCCGCTATCAGAGCATGCTGCATGGCACGCTCAATACACGGCCGGTGGTGCTGGTGTTTGCACTGATCGTGCTGTGCCTGATTCCGCTGTTCCTCAAGTTCACCAAGTCGGAACTGGCGCCGGACGAAGACCAGGGCATCATTTTCATGATGGCCAGTGCGCCGCAGCCGACCAACCTTGATTACCTGAGCACCTACACCGACGAATTCATCACGATCTTCAAGGAATTCCCCGAGTACTACTCCTCGTTCCAGATCAACGGCTACAACGGTGTGCAGGCGGGGATTGGCGGCTTCCTGCTGAAACCGTGGAACGAGCGCAGCCGCACGCAGATGGAAATCCTGCCGCAAGTGCAAGGCAAACTCGAAAGCATTCCGGGCTTGCAGATCTTTGGCTTCAATCTGCCCTCCCTGCCCGGCACCGGCGAAGGCTTGCCGTTCGAATTCGTGATCAACACGGCCAACGATTACGAACTGCTGCTGCAAGTCGCCGACCGAATCAAGAAACGTGCGATGGAGTCGGGCAAGTTTGCCTTCGTCGACCTTGATCTGGCGTTCGACAAACCGGAAGTGGTGGTCGATATCGATCGCGCCAAGGCCGCGCAGATGGGCGTGTCGATGCAGGACCTCGGCGGCACCCTGGCGACATTGTTGGGCGAGGCCGAGATCAACCGTTTCACCATTGAGGGACGCAGCTACAAGGTGATCGCGCAGGTCGAACGCCCCTACCGCGACAACCCGGACTGGCTGAACAACTACTACGTGAAGAACACCCAGGGCGAACTGTTGCCGCTATCGACGCTGATCAAGGTCAGCGACAGAGCGCGGCCGCGTCAGCTCAACCAGTTCCAGCAACTCAATGCGGCGAAGATTTCCGGTTTCCCACTGGTGAGCATGGGTGAAGCCATCGACACCGTGTTGCAGATCGCCCGCGAAGAAGCACCCGCCGGATTTGCTTTTGATTATGGCGGTGCCTCCCGCCAGTTCGTTCAGGAAGGCAGCGCCTTGTGGGTCACCTTCGCCCTGGCGCTGGCGATCATCTTTCTGGTGCTGGCGGCACAGTTCGAAAGCTTCCGCGATCCGCTGGTAATTCTGGTGACGGTGCCGTTGTCGATCTGCGGGGCGCTGATTCCGCTGTTTCTCGGCTGGTCGAGCATGAACATCTACACCCAGGTCGGGCTGGTGACGCTGATCGGCCTGATCAGCAAACACGGGATCCTGATCGTCGAGTTCGCCAACCAGTTGCGCAAGGACAAAGGCCTGACCGCGCGTGAAGCGGTTGAAGAAGCCGCGGCGATTCGCTTGCGCCCGGTGCTGATGACCACGGCGGCGATGGTGTTCGGCATGGTGCCGCTGATTCTCGCAACGGGCGCGGGGGCGGTCAGCCGCTTTGATATCGGCATGGTGATTGCCACGGGCATGTCCATCGGCACGCTGTTCACGCTGTTCGTGTTGCCGTGCGTTTATACCCTGCTGGCGAAACCCGATCCCAAACCCTCGACATAG
- a CDS encoding lipopolysaccharide kinase InaA family protein — protein sequence MAVQAAVEANVASQDGFDYYWAQRGEWVEEPNVRRGGESGVQRIVGRDGQLLYAKRQTGHIYRSWLHPFGRPTVLRELDALTGVSKLGVRVPQIVFCGAQPDPQHKWRALLVTQSLDGFQELEHWLAAAGGRDQCGDVVYERVLKDLAENLARMHKGRWQHSCIYIKHVFVRVTGEGESAKVEVALIDLEKCRQRLTAYRAAQHDMKQLRRHSSFRDADWKKLVYFYETAFGSAIKGL from the coding sequence ATGGCAGTGCAAGCAGCAGTTGAAGCGAACGTCGCTTCGCAAGATGGTTTCGATTATTACTGGGCCCAGCGTGGCGAATGGGTTGAAGAACCCAACGTACGCCGCGGTGGCGAAAGCGGGGTACAGCGCATCGTCGGTCGCGACGGTCAGTTGCTGTACGCCAAGCGCCAGACCGGACACATCTATCGCAGCTGGTTGCACCCGTTCGGTCGTCCTACCGTATTGCGCGAACTCGATGCGCTGACCGGCGTAAGCAAGCTCGGTGTACGCGTACCGCAAATCGTTTTCTGTGGTGCTCAGCCTGATCCGCAGCACAAATGGCGCGCACTGCTGGTGACCCAATCCCTGGACGGTTTCCAGGAACTGGAGCACTGGCTGGCCGCTGCCGGCGGTCGCGATCAATGTGGCGACGTGGTCTATGAGCGCGTGCTCAAGGACCTGGCGGAAAATCTCGCGCGCATGCACAAGGGTCGCTGGCAGCACAGCTGCATCTACATCAAGCACGTATTCGTGCGGGTGACCGGCGAGGGTGAGTCGGCCAAGGTCGAAGTAGCGTTGATCGATCTGGAAAAATGCCGTCAGCGCCTGACCGCCTATCGCGCCGCACAGCACGACATGAAGCAACTGCGTCGCCATTCGTCGTTCCGCGATGCCGACTGGAAAAAACTCGTCTATTTTTATGAGACGGCGTTTGGCAGCGCTATCAAAGGTTTATAG
- a CDS encoding di-heme oxidoreductase family protein: MPSLPLRLSALLLALGLSACDDAPRFTKAEPGEARSGGAATVRKSDQNAFSLPSANLPPSRRVDFSVGNSFFRSPWVIAPSTTTARDGLGPLFNTNACQNCHIKDGRGHPPAPDASNAVSMLVRLSIPDAPPYAKAIEQLGVVPEPVYGGQFQDMAVPGVAPEGKVRVDYTPVPVRFADGTEVELRKPVLQITQLGYGPMHPDTRFSARVAPPMIGLGLLEAIPEEEILANAAAQAKDNQGINGRPNRVWDDVLQKTVIGRFGWKAGQPNLNQQNVHAFSGDMGLTTSLRPFDDCSDAQTACKQAPNGNGPDGEPEVSDNILRLVLFYSRNLAVPARRGVNDAEVLAGKNLFFQAGCQSCHTPKYTTAANAAEPELANQVIRPYSDLLLHDMGDGLADNRTEFQATGRDWRTPPLWGIGLTQAVSGHTQFLHDGRARNLLEAVLWHGGEAQAAQQQVLSFNAEQRAALLAFLNSL; this comes from the coding sequence ATGCCCTCGCTGCCTCTTCGCTTGTCTGCACTGTTGCTGGCCCTGGGCCTTAGTGCCTGCGATGACGCCCCGCGTTTCACCAAGGCCGAGCCCGGCGAGGCGCGTTCGGGTGGTGCGGCGACGGTGCGCAAGAGCGATCAGAACGCGTTTTCCCTGCCGTCGGCCAATCTCCCACCCTCGCGACGGGTGGATTTCAGCGTTGGCAACAGCTTCTTTCGCAGCCCGTGGGTGATCGCGCCATCGACCACCACGGCCCGCGACGGCCTCGGCCCGCTGTTCAACACCAACGCCTGCCAGAACTGCCACATCAAGGACGGTCGCGGTCATCCACCGGCACCCGACGCAAGCAATGCGGTGTCGATGCTGGTCAGGCTGTCGATTCCCGATGCGCCGCCCTACGCCAAAGCCATCGAACAACTTGGCGTAGTGCCGGAACCGGTCTACGGCGGCCAGTTCCAGGACATGGCCGTGCCCGGCGTTGCGCCGGAGGGCAAGGTGCGCGTCGACTACACGCCGGTGCCGGTGCGGTTCGCGGATGGCACCGAGGTCGAGTTGCGCAAACCGGTCCTGCAGATTACGCAACTGGGCTACGGGCCGATGCACCCGGACACGCGGTTTTCCGCGCGGGTGGCACCGCCGATGATCGGTCTGGGTCTGCTTGAAGCGATCCCCGAAGAGGAGATTCTCGCCAACGCTGCCGCACAAGCCAAAGACAACCAGGGCATCAACGGCCGGCCGAACCGGGTCTGGGACGATGTGTTGCAGAAAACCGTCATCGGCCGTTTCGGCTGGAAAGCCGGGCAACCGAACCTCAATCAACAGAATGTGCACGCGTTTTCGGGTGACATGGGCCTGACCACCAGCCTGCGCCCGTTCGATGACTGCTCCGACGCGCAAACCGCCTGCAAGCAGGCACCGAACGGCAACGGCCCGGATGGCGAACCGGAAGTCAGCGACAACATTTTGCGACTGGTGCTGTTCTATAGCCGCAACCTCGCGGTGCCCGCGCGACGCGGCGTCAATGATGCCGAGGTGCTGGCGGGCAAGAATCTGTTTTTCCAGGCGGGTTGCCAGTCGTGCCATACACCGAAATACACCACTGCCGCCAACGCCGCCGAACCGGAATTGGCCAATCAGGTGATTCGCCCGTACAGCGATCTGCTGTTGCACGACATGGGCGACGGTCTGGCGGACAATCGCACCGAATTCCAGGCCACCGGCCGCGACTGGCGCACCCCGCCGTTGTGGGGGATCGGCCTGACGCAAGCGGTCAGCGGCCACACGCAATTTTTGCATGACGGCCGCGCGCGCAATCTGCTTGAAGCCGTGCTCTGGCATGGCGGCGAAGCGCAAGCCGCGCAGCAACAGGTTTTGTCTTTCAATGCCGAGCAGCGCGCTGCGTTGCTGGCATTTTTGAACTCACTTTAA
- a CDS encoding DUF1513 domain-containing protein, translated as MLRRQALTLGSVLLGAVTLGGWTLFKRKDQSPLLLSARDDTDGRHYAVGYRLDGTRVFATQVGQRCHDIINHPTQPIALFVARRPGTESYLIDLRDGTLLQTVTSQPNRHFYGHAVVHKDGEYLYATENDTSDPGRGLLGVYKFEGERLVHSGEISTHGLGPHQVSWMPDGETLVVANGGIRTEAESRVDMNLNAMEPSLVLMQRDGTLVSKETLAQQMNSVRHLGIASDGTIVAGQQFMGASHERSELLAIKRPGQPFVAFPVPEHQLQAMGHYTASVAVHSELRLVALTAPRGNRFFIWDLDSGEVRLDAPLPDCAGVGAVQDGFVVTSGQGRCRYYDCRQAELLAKPLELPAGLWDNHLHLMA; from the coding sequence ATGCTGCGACGCCAGGCTCTGACTTTAGGTAGTGTGCTGCTGGGAGCAGTGACGCTGGGCGGCTGGACGCTGTTCAAACGCAAGGATCAGAGTCCGCTGCTGCTGTCGGCGCGCGACGACACTGACGGCAGGCATTACGCCGTCGGTTATCGGCTCGACGGTACGCGGGTGTTCGCCACGCAGGTCGGCCAGCGCTGCCACGACATCATCAACCACCCGACGCAGCCGATCGCGCTGTTCGTGGCCCGGCGTCCGGGCACCGAGAGTTATCTGATCGACCTGCGCGACGGGACCTTGCTGCAAACCGTGACCTCGCAGCCGAACCGGCATTTCTACGGGCATGCCGTGGTGCACAAGGATGGCGAGTATTTGTACGCCACCGAGAACGACACCTCCGATCCGGGTCGGGGTTTGCTCGGCGTGTATAAATTCGAAGGCGAACGGCTGGTGCACAGCGGTGAGATTTCCACCCACGGCCTCGGTCCGCACCAGGTGTCGTGGATGCCCGACGGCGAAACCCTGGTGGTGGCCAACGGCGGGATTCGAACCGAGGCGGAAAGCCGCGTCGACATGAACCTCAACGCCATGGAGCCGAGCCTGGTGCTGATGCAGCGCGACGGTACGCTGGTGAGCAAGGAAACCCTCGCCCAGCAGATGAACAGCGTGCGTCACCTGGGCATCGCCAGTGACGGCACCATCGTCGCCGGTCAGCAGTTCATGGGCGCCTCTCATGAGCGCTCGGAGCTGTTGGCGATCAAGCGACCGGGGCAGCCATTCGTCGCATTCCCGGTGCCGGAACATCAGCTGCAAGCGATGGGGCATTACACCGCCAGCGTCGCGGTGCACAGCGAGTTACGACTGGTCGCGCTGACCGCGCCGCGGGGCAACCGTTTTTTCATCTGGGATCTGGACAGCGGCGAAGTACGCCTCGACGCGCCGTTGCCCGATTGCGCCGGCGTCGGTGCGGTGCAGGACGGTTTTGTCGTGACCTCAGGTCAAGGCCGTTGCCGTTACTACGATTGCCGTCAGGCGGAGTTACTGGCCAAGCCGCTGGAATTGCCCGCAGGGCTCTGGGACAACCATCTGCATCTGATGGCATAA